Part of the Pseudodesulfovibrio mercurii genome is shown below.
TCTGTCTAGGGGAAGTTCGTCTGTTGTACGTCCAACCGCAATCCGGCCGTAACCCGGCGGCCATACTCTGTGACCGAACAAACCGTCGGCATGGGCCGACGCAACCGGAAATCATGGAGAGAGATGCAATGAAACGTTCTGTCGTCACCCTGTTGTCGGCCCTGCTCATGGTCCTGGCCATGTCCACCTGGGCCCTGGCCGCCGAGACCGTTCGCCTGGCCGTCACCGACCTGGAAGGCATGGAGGAGCTCCAGCGGGAGTTCGGCGTGTTCAAGGAGAAGCTGGGCAGCCTGACCGGCTACGATTTCGAGTTCTTCCCGGTCAACAACCGCACGGCCGCCGTGGAGGCCCTCAAGTCCCAGCGGGTGGACTTCGTCCTGACCGGCCCGGCCGAGTACGTGGTCTTCAAGAAGCGCGTCAACGCCGAGCCCGTGGTCGGCTTTTCCCGGCCCGACTACTTCGGCTCGATCATCGTCCTGGCCTCCAGCGGGATCAACTCGGTCACGGACCTGAAGGGCAAGAAGGTGGCCATGGGCGACGTCGGCTCCACCTCCAAGCACCTGGCCCCCATGCAGATCCTCAAGGACAACGGACTCGATCCCCTGAAGGACGTCAAGACCCTGCACGTGGACTACAAGGTCGGCTTCGAGGCCCTCAAGCGCGGCGACGTGGCCGCCTTCGCCACCACCAACGACAAGTTCCTGAAGATGCGCTCCAAGGACAAGCAGCTTCCGGCCGGGGCCTTCAAGGTCATCGCGCGCGGTCCGGACCTGCCCAACGACGTGCTCGTGGTCGGCCCCCACGTGGACAAGGACGTGGTCGCCAAGGTGCGCGCCGCGTTCGCGGACCACTCCGACGAGATGGTCGCCGCCATCCTGACCGGCGAGGACAACCAGAAGTACAAGGGCATGGTCTTCCTGCCCCAGGTCAAGGACGCGGACTACAACTACGTGCGGTCCATGTACGCCACCATCGGCTATCCCCAGTACTCCGACTTCGTGGGTGACTGATGCTCAAGTTCAATACGTCCGCCGGGGAGACGCCCCCGGCGGTCATGGTCGATGAACACAGGGAAATCCGGGTCGAAGGGCTGGTCAAGTCCTTCGGCCGGGTCACGGTTCTGGACGGCGTGGACCTGACCGTGAACAAGGGCGAGGCCGTGGCCCTGGTCGGGTCCAACGGCGCGGGCAAATCGACCCTGCTGCGCTGCCTGCTGCGGCTCATCGAGCCCACGGGCGGGTCTCTTGAAATGGGCGGGGTGGACGTCATGGCCCTGCGCCGGCCCGGCCTGCGCAAGCTGCGCAGCCAGGTGGGCTTCGTCTTCCAGAAACACAACCTGGTGCCGCGCCTGACCGCCCTGACCAACGTGCTCCACGGAGCCCAGAGCCGCAAGCGCGGCCCGAGGGTCTGGTGGCACATGCTGGCCACCGACGGGGAGCGCCAGGAGGCCATGCGCTGCCTGCAACTGGTCGGGCTGTCGCACGTGGCCGAGCAGCGCGTGGACCAGCTGTCCGGCGGCCAGTCCCAGAGGGTGGCCATCGCCAGGGCGCTCATGCAGCGGCCCAGGATCATGTTCGCGGACGAGCCCGTGGCCAGTCTCGACCCCAACGCGGGCGAGGAGGTCATGCGCCTGTTCGTGGACCTCATCCGCAGCCGGGGGCTGACCCTGGTCTACACCTCCCATTCGGTGCGCCACGCCCTGGAGTACTCGGACCGGGTCATCGGCCTGCGCGACGGGCGCATCGAGATGGACAGCGCGTCCAGGGACCTGGACCCGGAAACCCTGCGGAGGATCTATGGCTGACCATACCCGGGAAGGAAATCGTTTCGTCTTCGACGGCCAGGCCGCGGACCCGGCGCTGCTGCCCATCCGCTTCCCCCGGCCCAGCGCCCTGGCCTTCGCGC
Proteins encoded:
- a CDS encoding phosphate/phosphite/phosphonate ABC transporter substrate-binding protein, with amino-acid sequence MKRSVVTLLSALLMVLAMSTWALAAETVRLAVTDLEGMEELQREFGVFKEKLGSLTGYDFEFFPVNNRTAAVEALKSQRVDFVLTGPAEYVVFKKRVNAEPVVGFSRPDYFGSIIVLASSGINSVTDLKGKKVAMGDVGSTSKHLAPMQILKDNGLDPLKDVKTLHVDYKVGFEALKRGDVAAFATTNDKFLKMRSKDKQLPAGAFKVIARGPDLPNDVLVVGPHVDKDVVAKVRAAFADHSDEMVAAILTGEDNQKYKGMVFLPQVKDADYNYVRSMYATIGYPQYSDFVGD
- a CDS encoding phosphonate ABC transporter ATP-binding protein, which translates into the protein MLKFNTSAGETPPAVMVDEHREIRVEGLVKSFGRVTVLDGVDLTVNKGEAVALVGSNGAGKSTLLRCLLRLIEPTGGSLEMGGVDVMALRRPGLRKLRSQVGFVFQKHNLVPRLTALTNVLHGAQSRKRGPRVWWHMLATDGERQEAMRCLQLVGLSHVAEQRVDQLSGGQSQRVAIARALMQRPRIMFADEPVASLDPNAGEEVMRLFVDLIRSRGLTLVYTSHSVRHALEYSDRVIGLRDGRIEMDSASRDLDPETLRRIYG